A single genomic interval of Macadamia integrifolia cultivar HAES 741 chromosome 6, SCU_Mint_v3, whole genome shotgun sequence harbors:
- the LOC122081888 gene encoding RNA-dependent RNA polymerase 6-like: MGSEGTQKDMVVTQVSFGGFDRSISAKELAEFLEHKIGLIWRCRLKASWTPPESFPNFGITNMEGIQITLDYQKVEPHAFVHFASPDSATAAFSAAGRCDLMLKMKPLRVNLGPESPFHMNQRRRTTNPFKFSDVRVEIGTLVSRDEFFVGWKGPTYGVDFLVDPFDEACKIRFTKETAFSFKGTTTHAAIKCDFKVEFMVREIAHIKQYSDTSSLIILLQLISSPCVYYRTADDDIHESVPFDMLDDEDPWIRTTDFTHSGVIGRCNSYRISISPRFGPKLKKAVDYLKERRIPYEHPRQSLQILVEPDFGEKMSDTFFCIHHKEGISFEIMFLVNAIMHKGIMNQHQLSNKFFDLLRMHTREVNVTALKHICTYKHPVFDAYKRLKLVQAWLLKDPKLLNSSKGSDDNAEVRRLVITPTKAYCLPPEVELSNRVLRKYKNVVDRFLRVTFMDEGFQPLNSNVLSYYVAPIVRDITSNSFPQKTTIFKRVRAILIDGFYLCGRKYSFLAFSSNQLRDRSAWFFAEDESISVVDIRSWMGKFTNRNVAKCAARMGQCFSSTYATVEVPIKHVNPELPDIERNGFVFSDGIGMLTPDLAVEVAEKLQLTIYPPCAYQIRYAGCKGVIACWPEKEDGIRLSLRPSMNKFESKHTILEVVSWTRFQPGYLNRQIVTLLSALDVPDDVFSRMQDSMVYKLNQMHENTDVAFDVLTSSCGEQGNTAAMMLSAGFKPQTEPHLKGMLSCIRAAQLRDLLAKARIFVPSGRWLMGCLDEIGVLEQGQCFIQISSPSLENCFLKHGSRFSETKRNLEVIKGIVAIAKNPCLHPGDVRILEAVDVPGLHHLSDCLVFPQKGDRPHTNEASGSDLDGDLYFVTWDENLIPPSKTSWLPMDYSPVEAKKLPRAVSHLDIIDFFLRNMVTENLGVICNAHVVHADRSEYGALDEKCIQLAELAATAVDFPKTGKLVTMPQALKPKMYPDFMGKSESQSYKSKKILGKLYRKIKDASEEVPASLELTYATEDISYDADLEIPGSADFLEDAWNHKLIYDGQLSALLGQYKVNREEEVVTGHIWSMPKHNSKKQGELKERLKHAYNALKKEFKQIFENMGPDSQKLTDDEKNTAYEQKASAWYQVTYHPRWVKEARQLREPEAEKLSSMLSFAWIPADYLVCIKIRRRGMKNVDAIKPIDTLAKYLVERM; the protein is encoded by the exons ATGGGTTCagagggaacccaaaaggaTATGGTAGTTACCCAGGTCAGTTTTGGTGGCTTCGACAGATCTATTAGTGCTAAAGAGCTCGCTGAATTTCTGGAACATAAGATTGGGTTGATTTGGAGGTGTAGACTGAAGGCTTCATGGACTCCACCGGAATCGTTCCCGAACTTTGGAATCACCAACATGGAGGGTATCCAGATTACTCTTGATTATCAGAAGGTTGAACCTCATGCGTTTGTACATTTTGCATCTCCTGATTCGGCAACTGCAGCGTTCAGTGCTGCAGGGCGCTGCGATCTCATGTTAAAGATGAAGCCTTTGAGGGTGAACTTGGGGCCAGAGAGTCCATTCCACATGAACCAGCGGAGAAGGACAACAAACCCCTTTAAATTCTCTGATGTCCGGGTTGAGATTGGAACACTGGTCAGTCGAGATGAGTTTTTTGTTGGTTGGAAAGGACCTACTTATGGTGTGGACTTTTTGGTCGATCCCTTTGATGAGGCCTGCAAGATCCGTTTTACAAAGGAGACGGCTTTCTCATTCAAAGGGACAACAACGCATGCGGCGATAAAATGTGACTTTAAGGTGGAATTCATGGTGAGAGAGATCGCCCACATCAAACAGTACTCAGATACATCATCTTTGATAATTCTGTTGCAGTTGATATCATCTCCGTGTGTTTATTACAGAACTGCGGATGATGATATTCATGAGTCAGTTCCATTTGATATGCTAGATGATGAGGATCCTTGGATTAGAACTACCGATTTTACACATAGCGGAGTAATTGGTAGGTGTAATTCCTACAGAATCTCAATATCACCCCGTTTTGGGCCGAAACTGAAGAAGGCTGTGGATTATCTAAAAGAACGGAGAATACCATATGAGCATCCTAGACAGAGCTTACAGATCCTAGTAGAACCTGATTTTGGAGAGAAAATGTCTGACACTTTCTTCTGTATTCATCACAAAGAAGGAATTAGCTTTGAAATTATGTTCTTGGTGAATGCTATCATGCACAAAGGTATTATGAACCAGCACCAGTTGTCGAACAAGTTCTTTGATTTGCTGAGAATGCATACAAGAGAGGTGAATGTGACAGCATTGAAACATATCTGTACCTATAAGCATCCTGTGTTTGATGCATACAAGAGACTGAAACTAGTCCAAGCATGGCTGCTGAAGGACCCTAAACTACTGAATAGTTCCAAGGGATCAGATGATAATGCTGAAGTGAGGAGATTGGTGATAACCCCAACAAAAGCATATTGCCTTCCACCAGAGGTAGAACTTTCAAATAGGGTACTAAGGAAGTACAAAAACGTTGTGGATCGGTTCTTAAGGGTTACGTTTATGGATGAAGGTTTTCAGCCGCTAAATTCTAACGTTTTATCCTACTATGTTGCTCCTATTGTAAGGGATATCACCTCAAATTCCTTTCCTCAAAAAACGACTATATTCAAAAGAGTGAGGGCCATTCTGATTGATGGTTTTTATCTGTGTGGTAGAAAGTATTCTTTCCTTGCATTTTCATCCAATCAGTTGAGAGACCGGTCAGCATGGTTCTTTGCTGAAGATGAAAGTATCAGTGTGGTTGATATTAGGAGTTGGATGGGGAAGTTCACAAATCGGAATGTGGCAAAATGTGCAGCAAGGATGGGACAGTGTTTCTCATCCACATATGCCACGGTTGAGGTTCCAATAAAGCATGTTAACCCCGAACTTCCAGATATTGAAAGGAATGGGTTTGTATTTTCTGATGGGATTGGAATGTTAACTCCTGACCTTGCTGTGGAAGTTGCGGAGAAATTGCAATTGACAATATACCCTCCTTGTGCCTATCAGATCAGGTATGCTGGCTGCAAAGGCGTTATAGCTTGTTGGCCAGAAAAGGAGGATGGGATCCGCCTCTCCTTGAGACCGAGCATGAACAAGTTTGAATCTAAACATACAATACTTGAAGTTGTGTCATGGACTCGTTTCCAGCCAGGGTACTTAAACAGGCAAATTGTGACTTTGCTTTCAGCCTTGGACGTTCCAGATGATGTATTCTCTAGGATGCAAGATTCCATGGTTTATAAACTAAACCAGATGCATGAGAACACTGATGTGGCTTTTGATGTTCTTACCTCATCATGCGGTGAGCAAGGAAATACTGCAGCAATGATGCTGAGTGCAGGTTTCAAGCCTCAAACGGAACCTCATTTAAAAGGGATGCTCAGTTGCATAAGAGCTGCCCAGCTGAGGGACCTTCTTGCAAAAGCAAGGATCTTTGTTCCTTCAGGAAGATGGTTGATGGGTTGCTTGGATGAAATAGGGGTTCTTGAGCAGGGTCAATGCTTTATCCAAATTTCATCCCCTTCATTGGAGAACTGTTTCCTGAAACATGGTTCTAGATTTTCTGAGACAAAGAGGAATTTGGAAGTAATCAAGGGAATTGTCGCAATAGCTAAGAATCCCTGTCTACACCCAGGAGATGTTCGAATTCTGGAAGCTGTAGATGTGCCTGGCTTGCATCATCTTTCTGATTGTCTGGTCTTTCCTCAAAAGGGAGACAGACCTCATACAAATGAAGCATCTGGAAGTGACCTTGATGGGGATTTATACTTCGTGACTTGGGATGAAAATCTTATACCTCCAAGCAAGACAAGTTGGCTTCCAATGGATTATTCCCCTGTAGAGGCAAAAAAATTGCCACGCGCAGTCAGTCATCTG GACATAATAGATTTCTTCTTAAGGAACATGGTAACTGAGAACCTTGGTGTTATCTGCAATGCTCATGTGGTTCATGCTGATCGGAGTGAATATGGGGCCTTAGATGAGAAATGCATACAACTGGCTGAACTTGCAGCCACAGCTGTTGACTTCCCAAAAACTGGCAAGCTTGTTACAATGCCCCAAGCGCTTAAACCTAAAATGTACCCTGATTTTATGGGCAAGAGTGAATCCCAGTCATACAAGTCGAAAAAAATCTTGGGCAAACTCTATCGCAAGATTAAAGATGCATCTGAAGAAGTGCCAGCATCCTTGGAGCTAACCTATGCTACTGAAGATATTTCTTATGATGCTGATCTCGAGATCCCAGGGTCAGCAGATTTCCTTGAAGATGCTTGGAATCATAAATTAATATATGATGGGCAGCTGAGTGCTCTTTTGGGACAGTACAAAGTGAACAGGGAGGAAGAGGTGGTGACGGGGCACATATGGTCCATGCCAAAGCACAATAGCAAGAAACAAGGCGAGCTGAAAGAGAGGCTTAAACATGCGTACAATGCATTGAAGAAGGAGTTCAAGCAAATTTTTGAGAATATGGGTCCAGATTCACAGAAACTCACAGACGATGAAAAGAACACTGCATATGAACAGAAGGCATCAGCATGGTACCAAGTAACATATCACCCTCGGTGGGTGAAGGAAGCACGACAGCTGAGGGAGCCTGAGGCTGAAAAGCTATCATCAATGCTTAGCTTTGCTTGGATCCCAGCTGACTACTTAGTCTGTATTAAGATTAGGCGGCGTGGAATGAAAAATGTTGATGCCATCAAGCCAATAGATACTCTTGCTAAATACCTGGTTGAGCGAATGTGA